A window of Solanum stenotomum isolate F172 chromosome 3, ASM1918654v1, whole genome shotgun sequence contains these coding sequences:
- the LOC125860467 gene encoding plasma membrane ATPase 1, whose product MAEKPEVLDAVLKETVDLENIPIEEVFENLRCTREGLTTTAAQERLSIFGYNKLEEKKESKFLKFLGFMWNPLSWVMEAAAIMAIALANGGGKPPDWQDFVGIITLLIINSTISFIEENNAGNAAAALMARLAPKAKVLRDGKWDEEDAAVLVPGDIISIKLGDIIPADARLLEGDPLKIDQSALTGESLPVTKGPGDGVYSGSTCKQGEIEAVVIATGVHTFFGKAAHLVDSTNQVGHFQKVLTAIGNFCICSIAVGMIIEIIVMYPIQHRKYRPGIDNLLVLLIGGIPIAMPTVLSVTMAIGSHRLAQQGAITKRMTAIEEMAGMDVLCSDKTGTLTLNKLTVDKALIEVFAKGIDADTVVLMAARASRIENQDAIDTAIVGMLADPQEARAGIREIHFLPFNPTDKRTALTYLDGEGKMHRVSKGAPEQILNLAHNKSDIERRVHTVIDKFAERGLRSLGVAYQEVPEGRKESAGGPWQFIALLPLFDPPRHDSAETIRRALNLGVNVKMITGDQLAIGKETGRRLGMGTNMYPSSALLGQTKDESIAALPIDELIEKADGFAGVFPEHKYEIVKRLQARKHICGMTGDGVNDAPALKKADIGIAVDDATDAARSASDIVLTEPGLSVIISAVLTSRAIFQRMKNYTIYAVSITIRIVLGFMLLALIWKFDFPPFMVLIIAILNDGTIMTISKDRVKPSPLPDSWKLAEIFTTGVVLGGYLAMMTVIFFWAAYKTNFFPRVFGVSTLEKTATDDFRKLASAIYLQVSTISQALIFVTRSRSWSFVERPGLLLVFAFFVAQLVATLIAVYANWSFAAIEGIGWGWAGVIWLYNIVTYIPLDLIKFLIRYALSGKAWDLVLEQRIAFTRKKDFGKELRELQWAHAQRTLHGLQVPDPKIFSETTNFNELNQLAEEAKRRAEIARLRELHTLKGHVESVVKLKGLDIETIQQSYTV is encoded by the exons ATGGCGGAGAAGCCTGAAGTTCTGGATGCTGTCTTGAAGGAGACTGTTGATTTG GAAAATATACCGATTGAGGAGGTTTTTGAGAATCTGAGATGTACCAGAGAGGGACTTACTACTACTGCTGCTCAAGAAAGGTTGTCCATTTTTGGGTACAATAAGCTCGAGGAGAAGAAG GAGAGcaaattcttgaaatttttgGGATTTATGTGGAACCCTCTCTCATGGGTTATGGAGGCTGCTGCTATCATGGCAATTGCTCTTGCAAATGGAGGA GGAAAGCCACCGGACTGGCAGGATTTTGTGGGTATCATCACATTGCTCATAATCAACTCAACAATCAGTTTTATCGAGGAGAACAATGCTGGCAATGCAGCAGCTGCACTGATGGCTCGACTTGCTCCAAAAGCCAAG GTTCTTCGAGATGGAAAATGGGACGAGGAAGATGCTGCTGTTCTTGTGCCTGGGGACATAATCAGTATTAAACTGGGAGATATCATTCCAGCTGATGCTCGTCTTCTAGAGGGTGATCCACTCAAAATTGATCAG TCTGCTTTGACCGGTGAATCTCTTCCTGTAACAAAAGGTCCTGGAGATGGTGTTTACTCTGGCTCCACGTGTAAGCAGGGAGAGATAGAAGCTGTTGTGATTGCTACAGGGGTTCATACCTTTTTTGGGAAGGCAGCTCACCTTGTTGACAGTACAAACCAAGTGGGACACTTTCAGAAG GTTTTGACTGCTATAGGGAACTTCTGCATCTGTTCAATTGCAGTAGGGATGATAATAGAGATTATTGTGATGTACCCTATCCAACATCGCAAATACCGTCCTGGGATAGACAATCTTCTGGTGCTTCTCATTGGTGGGATTCCAATTGCTATGCCAACTGTTCTCTCGGTCACGATGGCAATCGGTTCTCATCGTCTTGCTCAACAG GGGGCCATTACGAAAAGAATGACAGCTATAGAGGAGATGGCTGGCATGGATGTTTTGTGCAGCGACAAGACGGGAACCCTAACATTGAACAAGCTGACTGTTGATAAAGCCCTCATTGAG GTATTTGCCAAAGGAATTGATGCAGACACTGTAGTTCTAATGGCAGCTCGAGCCTCTCGAATTGAGAACCAGGATGCGATTGATACTGCTATTGTTGGGATGTTGGCTGATCCACAGGAG GCACGTGCTGGCATTCGTGAAATACACTTCCTTCCTTTCAATCCAACTGATAAACGAACAGCACTTACTTATCTTGATGGTGAGGGAAAAATGCATAGGGTCAGCAAAGGTGCACCCGAGCAG ATTCTTAATCTTGCACACAACAAGTCAGACATAGAGCGTAGAGTTCATACAGTGATTGATAAGTTTGCTGAGCGGGGCTTGCGGTCGCTTGGTGTGGCATATcag GAAGTTCCAGAGGGAAGAAAGGAGAGCGCTGGGGGGCCATGGCAGTTCATTGCTCTCCTCCCTTTGTTTGATCCACCTAGGCACGACAGTGCTGAGACTATAAGGAGGGCTTTAAACCTTGGAGTAAATGTCAAAATGATCACAG GAGATCAATTGGCAATTGGAAAAGAAACTGGGCGCCGCCTGGGAATGGGTACAAATATGTATCCTTCATCTGCTCTGTTGGGACAGACGAAGGATGAATCAATCGCTGCTTTGCCAATTGATGAACTTATAGAGAAGGCCGATGGTTTTGCTGGTGTTTTCCctg AGCACAAATATGAGATAGTAAAGCGCTTGCAAGCTAGGAAACATATCTGTGGTATGACTGGTGATGGAGTCAATGATGCTCCTGCTCTAAAGAAAGCTGATATTGGGATTGCTGTTGACGATGCCACTGATGCGGCTCGCAGTGCTTCTGATATTGTCCTTACTGAACCTGGTCTTAGTGTCATCATTAGTGCTGTTTTGACCAGTCGAGCAATCTTTCAAAGGATGAAAAATTACACg ATATATGCTGTTTCCATCACAATCCGTATTGTG CTTGGTTTTATGCTTCTGGCTCTGATCTGGAAGTTTGACTTTCCACCTTTCATGGTGCTTATCATTGCAATTCTTAATGATG GTACCATTATGACGATATCGAAGGATAGGGTCAAACCATCTCCTCTGCCTGATAGCTGGAAACTGGCTGAGATTTTTACTACTGGAGTTGTTCTTGGTGGCTACTTGGCAATGATGACGGTCATTTTCTTTTGGGCGGCATACAAAACAAATTTCTTCCCG CGAGTATTTGGGGTATCAACACTTGAGAAAACAGCAACTGATGATTTTAGGAAGCTCGCATCTGCGATATACCTTCAAGTAAGCACTATCAGTCAGGCCCTGATATTCGTTACAAGATCTCGAAGTTGGTCGTTTGTGGAGCGTCCTGGGTTGTTGCTAGTGTTTGCCTTTTTCGTTGCTCAACTG GTTGCCACCTTGATTGCTGTTTATGCAAATTGGAGCTTTGCTGCAATTGAAGGAATTGGCTGGGGTTGGGCTGGAGTTATCTGGCTTTACAATATTGTTACCTATATCCCACTAGATTTGATCAAGTTCCTCATCCGTTATGCTCTCAGTGGGAAGGCCTGGGATCTTGTTCTTGAGCAAAGG ATTGCTTTCACCCGGAAGAAGGATTTTGGAAAAGAACTGCGCGAGCTTCAATGGGCACATGCACAGAGAACCCTTCATGGGCTCCAAGTTCCAGACCCCAAAATATTTAGCGAAACTACCAATTTCAATGAGCTTAACCAGTTGGCTGAGGAAGCGAAGAGGAGAGCTGAAATTGCTAG GCTACGTGAGTTGCATACACTGAAAGGTCATGTTGAATCAGTGGTGAAGTTGAAGGGTCTCGACATTGAGACAATTCAGCAGTCATACACCGTTTAA